The following coding sequences lie in one Candidatus Izemoplasmatales bacterium genomic window:
- a CDS encoding metallophosphoesterase, which translates to MNKRSKAFLILSVLDFAVYLSMKSIWSGIRGMTGVPWLAVFLFFLLLLIAVARAVLVILKKKTVAADVLGGLSVVLTIVLGYMFYLGIGSFKYFARAFGDILTTAVFLIAGWLFVERYPKSSCARKRWYRRALYGFFATIVVLISFNLSYPFLKVQPTVYAVDREYQIVWSTSSSATGTVTVGGVVYGDEYAGSLRSEETVHKVSVPMAVLDSAGSYEISSTHYLYRGPYSGVAGATVSKTYAFDPVDSSDGEIAQFTLSDVHEWRSAAVKAARSAEDLELLVLAGDISSTYESVEDLEFIGKLAWDVAAGRIPVVFARGNHDVKGVVADRLHRYVGASATGDFYYTFFLSGIAGVVLDLGEDHADDWWEFYGTADYGTYRAEQTAYLEDLVAEDAFSDPAIDFRVAVCHMPIALVEANGFLADVKTEWTGLLNDLGVDMVFSGHLHELYALTPDTASGADHPLSFVPAYGTTRIAAGYRTDADFTNFVAARRSDVQDYAKKERLFGGAYTGLHTVYRPGPGTAISSYLNSQGTEVVLTDPFTGAQVTSYLVETD; encoded by the coding sequence ATGAACAAGCGCTCCAAGGCCTTCCTGATCCTATCCGTCCTCGACTTCGCCGTCTATCTCTCCATGAAGAGCATCTGGTCCGGCATCCGCGGGATGACCGGCGTTCCCTGGCTCGCGGTCTTCCTGTTCTTCCTTCTGCTTTTGATCGCCGTCGCCCGGGCGGTGCTCGTCATCCTGAAGAAGAAGACGGTCGCCGCCGACGTCCTCGGCGGGCTCTCCGTCGTCCTTACGATCGTCCTCGGATACATGTTCTACCTCGGGATCGGGTCCTTCAAGTATTTCGCCCGCGCCTTCGGCGACATCCTGACGACGGCCGTCTTCCTGATCGCCGGCTGGCTCTTCGTCGAACGGTACCCGAAGTCCTCGTGCGCTCGGAAACGCTGGTACCGCCGCGCGCTCTACGGCTTCTTCGCGACCATCGTCGTCCTGATCTCGTTCAATCTGTCCTATCCGTTCCTGAAGGTGCAGCCGACGGTCTACGCCGTCGATCGCGAGTACCAGATCGTCTGGTCGACCTCGTCGTCCGCGACCGGCACGGTCACGGTCGGGGGCGTCGTCTACGGCGACGAATACGCCGGGTCGCTCCGCTCCGAGGAGACGGTCCACAAGGTCTCGGTGCCGATGGCCGTCCTTGATTCCGCCGGATCCTACGAGATCTCCTCGACGCACTACCTCTACCGCGGTCCCTACTCCGGCGTCGCCGGCGCGACCGTGTCGAAAACGTATGCCTTCGATCCCGTCGACTCCTCCGACGGCGAGATCGCGCAGTTCACCCTCTCCGACGTCCACGAGTGGCGAAGCGCCGCCGTGAAGGCCGCCAGGAGCGCCGAGGACCTCGAGCTCCTCGTCCTCGCCGGCGACATCTCCTCGACCTACGAGTCGGTCGAAGACCTCGAATTCATCGGGAAGCTCGCCTGGGACGTCGCCGCAGGGCGGATCCCGGTCGTCTTCGCACGGGGGAACCACGACGTCAAGGGCGTCGTCGCCGATCGCCTCCATCGCTACGTCGGCGCCTCCGCGACGGGCGATTTCTACTACACGTTCTTCCTCTCCGGCATCGCCGGCGTCGTCCTCGACCTCGGCGAGGACCATGCGGACGACTGGTGGGAGTTCTACGGCACCGCCGACTACGGGACGTATCGCGCGGAACAGACCGCATACCTCGAGGACCTGGTGGCCGAAGACGCGTTCTCCGATCCGGCCATTGATTTCCGCGTCGCGGTGTGCCACATGCCGATCGCGCTCGTCGAAGCGAACGGATTCCTAGCGGACGTCAAGACGGAATGGACCGGTCTCTTGAACGACCTCGGGGTCGACATGGTCTTCTCGGGACACCTCCACGAACTCTACGCGCTGACGCCGGACACGGCGTCGGGAGCGGACCATCCGCTCTCCTTCGTCCCCGCCTACGGCACGACCCGCATCGCCGCCGGATACCGCACCGACGCGGACTTCACGAACTTCGTCGCGGCGCGGCGAAGCGACGTCCAGGACTACGCAAAAAAGGAACGCCTCTTCGGCGGCGCCTATACCGGACTCCATACCGTCTACCGTCCGGGACCCGGGACGGCGATCTCGAGCTACTTGAATTCGCAGGGGACCGAGGTCGTCCTGACCGACCCGTTCACCGGTGCTCAGGTGACCTCCTACCTCGTCGAAACCGATTGA